One genomic segment of Streptomyces sp. NBC_00239 includes these proteins:
- a CDS encoding SDR family oxidoreductase → MELKNAVAVVTGANRGLGRHLAAQLVEHGAKVYAAARRPETVDLPGVRPLRLDVTDQESIREAARIASDATLLINNAGISTGATLVRGDLDEVRREMETNFFGPLVATRAFAPVIEGNGGGAVLNVLSALSWFHPAGLGSYAASKAAAWALSDASREELAPRGITVSALHVGYMDTDMAAGVPAEQKVAAADVAAQALYGIETGLLEILADETSRYVKQSLSAAPQPNAG, encoded by the coding sequence ATGGAACTCAAGAACGCGGTCGCGGTGGTCACCGGCGCCAACCGGGGCCTCGGGCGGCACCTGGCCGCCCAGCTCGTGGAGCATGGCGCCAAGGTCTACGCGGCGGCCCGCCGTCCCGAAACGGTCGACCTGCCGGGCGTCCGCCCACTGCGCCTCGACGTGACGGACCAGGAGTCGATAAGGGAGGCCGCCCGCATCGCGTCGGACGCGACGCTTCTGATCAACAACGCGGGCATCTCCACCGGCGCGACGCTGGTCCGCGGCGACCTGGACGAGGTACGTCGCGAGATGGAGACCAACTTCTTCGGCCCGCTCGTCGCCACACGAGCCTTCGCTCCCGTCATCGAGGGCAACGGCGGCGGCGCCGTCCTCAACGTCCTGTCCGCCCTGTCCTGGTTCCACCCGGCAGGCCTCGGCTCCTACGCGGCTTCCAAGGCCGCCGCCTGGGCACTGAGCGACGCGAGTCGCGAGGAACTGGCGCCCCGCGGGATCACCGTCTCGGCGCTGCACGTCGGCTACATGGACACCGACATGGCCGCCGGCGTGCCCGCCGAGCAGAAGGTCGCCGCCGCCGACGTCGCCGCCCAGGCCCTGTACGGCATCGAGACCGGCCTGCTCGAGATCCTCGCCGACGAGACCAGCAGGTACGTCAAGCAGAGCCTGTCCGCGGCGCCCCAGCCGAACGCAGGCTGA
- a CDS encoding TetR/AcrR family transcriptional regulator: MGRVSQAQAEENRRRVVDTASRLFREQGTHVSVADLMKAAGLTHGAFYKQFASKESLVDEVTAHVFDEIARRNAAGLERHDGQRGAAQRALIDAYLSVEHRDNAADGCPVAALATDIARGPEGREARRTYAEGVADFAAFLAPAEAVAGGEAVGGAEGGEAVGGGLARLCTLVGALVLSRATQGSPLSEEILAAAHAALTEAG, translated from the coding sequence ATGGGCCGCGTATCGCAGGCGCAGGCGGAGGAAAATCGCAGGCGGGTGGTGGACACCGCGTCGCGGCTGTTCCGGGAGCAGGGCACCCACGTCAGCGTCGCCGATCTCATGAAGGCGGCCGGCCTCACCCACGGCGCCTTCTACAAGCAGTTCGCCTCCAAGGAATCGCTCGTCGATGAGGTCACCGCCCACGTCTTCGATGAGATCGCACGGCGCAATGCGGCCGGGCTCGAGCGGCACGACGGGCAGCGGGGTGCCGCTCAGCGGGCCCTGATCGACGCCTACCTCTCCGTCGAGCACCGTGACAACGCGGCGGACGGCTGCCCGGTCGCGGCTCTCGCCACCGATATCGCGCGCGGACCCGAAGGCCGCGAGGCGCGCCGTACCTACGCGGAGGGCGTGGCCGACTTCGCCGCGTTCCTTGCCCCCGCCGAGGCCGTCGCGGGCGGCGAGGCCGTCGGGGGCGCCGAGGGCGGCGAGGCCGTCGGGGGCGGCCTCGCCCGGCTGTGCACCCTGGTCGGTGCTCTGGTCCTGTCCCGGGCCACCCAGGGCTCCCCGCTCTCCGAGGAGATCCTCGCCGCCGCGCACGCGGCCCTGACGGAAGCCGGCTGA
- a CDS encoding helix-turn-helix domain-containing protein, whose amino-acid sequence MKWNLRLTAANKGVWKASELQRSLAEHGLVISAGKMSGLWSGQPVSLKLEDLDVICVVLGCEVGDLLIPEPGKVRLPGQQAGVQEATTGSVVVPAVVPKRRDGRSLPPM is encoded by the coding sequence ATGAAGTGGAACCTGCGGCTGACCGCCGCCAACAAAGGCGTCTGGAAGGCGTCCGAACTCCAGCGGAGCCTGGCCGAACACGGCTTGGTGATCTCGGCCGGGAAAATGTCCGGTCTGTGGTCCGGCCAGCCGGTCTCCCTGAAACTGGAGGACCTGGACGTGATCTGTGTCGTGCTCGGCTGTGAGGTCGGCGATCTGCTGATTCCCGAGCCCGGGAAGGTCCGGCTCCCAGGTCAGCAGGCTGGCGTCCAGGAGGCCACGACTGGCTCGGTGGTGGTCCCGGCCGTCGTGCCCAAGCGCCGCGACGGCCGTTCCCTGCCGCCGATGTGA
- a CDS encoding tyrosine-type recombinase/integrase produces the protein MLRHFCASELHLGGLDLLGIQEVLGHSWIATTMRYIHVQQTRVEDAWVSGQQRAAKRLEGPMG, from the coding sequence GTGCTGCGGCACTTCTGCGCGTCCGAGCTCCACCTCGGTGGTCTTGATCTGCTCGGGATCCAGGAGGTCCTCGGTCACTCCTGGATCGCCACCACGATGCGGTACATCCACGTCCAGCAGACCCGGGTCGAGGACGCCTGGGTGTCCGGGCAGCAGCGGGCTGCGAAGCGGCTGGAAGGACCGATGGGATGA
- a CDS encoding chaplin codes for MFRFAKAVAVTVAAGAVLAGGTGMAAADATAEGAAIGSPGVLSGNVVQVPIHIPVNLCGNTVNIVGLLNPAFGNTCINDGGSDGHHKADHHG; via the coding sequence ATGTTCCGTTTCGCCAAGGCTGTAGCTGTTACCGTCGCCGCTGGTGCTGTCCTGGCAGGCGGGACCGGCATGGCCGCCGCCGACGCCACGGCAGAGGGCGCTGCCATCGGCTCCCCGGGTGTCCTGTCCGGCAACGTCGTCCAGGTGCCCATCCACATCCCTGTCAACCTCTGCGGCAACACCGTCAACATCGTCGGCCTCCTCAACCCCGCCTTCGGCAACACCTGCATCAACGACGGCGGCTCGGACGGGCACCACAAGGCCGACCACCACGGCTAG
- a CDS encoding Scr1 family TA system antitoxin-like transcriptional regulator, with the protein MWRTAAAPSRPFPDAPGAGTVYLERFTSDLYLEKRSDVQHSTMYDHLQAQALNPEHTRHFLTRAADELPAAASLPGRP; encoded by the coding sequence ATTTGGAGAACGGCCGCCGCGCCATCACGCCCCTTCCCAGACGCCCCTGGGGCGGGGACGGTGTACCTGGAACGATTCACCAGCGACCTCTACCTGGAGAAACGATCCGACGTGCAGCACAGCACCATGTACGACCACCTCCAGGCCCAGGCTCTGAACCCGGAGCACACCCGCCACTTCCTCACCCGCGCCGCCGACGAGCTACCGGCCGCCGCATCGCTGCCCGGCCGGCCGTGA
- a CDS encoding Clp protease N-terminal domain-containing protein has protein sequence MFERFTAGARASVTAALEEARLRGDRRLGTEHLLLGVLHEPAPARALGADLETARAALDALDRSALAAVGVDIEGIDRLPTPASRKRTPFTSGARAVLPRALVELRKTGGRRITSEHLLLALLACERPDPAAELMAQLGIDRAAARSAVVPGGDPGAGQ, from the coding sequence ATGTTCGAGCGATTCACGGCAGGCGCCCGCGCGTCGGTCACCGCAGCATTGGAAGAAGCCCGGCTGCGCGGCGATCGCCGCCTCGGCACCGAGCACCTCCTGCTGGGAGTGCTCCACGAACCCGCCCCGGCACGAGCCCTCGGAGCGGACCTGGAGACCGCACGCGCCGCTCTCGACGCGCTCGACCGGTCCGCACTGGCAGCGGTCGGCGTCGACATCGAGGGGATCGACCGGCTGCCGACTCCCGCCTCGCGCAAGCGCACCCCCTTCACCTCCGGCGCTCGCGCCGTCCTCCCCCGCGCCCTGGTCGAGCTGAGGAAGACCGGCGGTCGGCGGATCACATCCGAGCACCTCCTGCTGGCACTGCTGGCGTGCGAGAGGCCGGACCCCGCCGCGGAACTCATGGCCCAGCTCGGCATCGACCGTGCGGCCGCACGCTCCGCGGTGGTGCCGGGTGGGGACCCGGGGGCGGGCCAGTGA
- a CDS encoding helix-turn-helix domain-containing protein yields MEAGDLSERLRSHDPAVGLRAVGALHRLAEQVEAAAVARAREQGWSWEQIGDALGVSRQSVHAKYGK; encoded by the coding sequence ATGGAAGCAGGAGATCTCTCAGAACGCCTCAGGTCGCACGACCCAGCGGTGGGTTTGCGGGCGGTGGGCGCCCTGCACCGGCTGGCCGAGCAGGTCGAAGCGGCCGCGGTAGCACGCGCCAGGGAGCAGGGATGGTCCTGGGAACAGATCGGAGACGCCCTCGGCGTCTCCCGACAGTCCGTCCACGCCAAGTACGGGAAGTGA
- a CDS encoding Crp/Fnr family transcriptional regulator — protein sequence MEFEDQVPFVVRLEAEDRQVLFENGTRLAFPVRQVLLREHEPTAHVLVLLTGWTKVTSAAANGYEALLALRGAGDLVGEGAVLSGRPRGATVTALSQVEALAVEAEVFRRLLIERPDLARKLMALTADRMRAGDRRRVQYAALSVQERLARLLLELTRGPREEGSPGDPRGNLQGDPEDGVPLTPALTQSELAGSVGASREAVARLLKGLRERGVVRTGRRGLVVVRPDVLRKMVRESDG from the coding sequence ATGGAGTTCGAGGACCAGGTCCCCTTCGTGGTGCGGCTGGAGGCCGAGGACCGGCAGGTGCTCTTCGAGAACGGGACCCGCCTGGCCTTCCCCGTACGCCAGGTCCTGCTGCGCGAGCACGAGCCCACGGCCCACGTACTCGTACTCCTCACCGGCTGGACCAAGGTGACCTCCGCTGCCGCGAACGGCTACGAGGCGCTGCTCGCGCTCCGCGGGGCCGGCGACCTCGTCGGAGAGGGCGCCGTGCTCAGCGGGCGGCCCCGGGGTGCGACGGTGACCGCGCTGTCCCAGGTCGAGGCCCTGGCCGTCGAAGCGGAGGTGTTCCGCAGGCTGCTCATCGAACGGCCCGACCTCGCACGGAAGTTGATGGCTCTCACCGCCGACCGGATGCGCGCCGGTGACCGGCGCCGGGTGCAGTACGCGGCGCTGAGCGTGCAGGAGCGCCTCGCCCGGCTCCTGCTGGAGCTGACCCGCGGGCCCCGTGAGGAGGGCTCTCCGGGCGATCCCCGGGGCAACCTTCAGGGCGACCCCGAGGACGGTGTGCCGCTGACGCCTGCGCTGACGCAGAGCGAACTGGCCGGCTCCGTCGGCGCCTCCCGCGAGGCGGTCGCCCGGCTGCTGAAGGGACTGCGGGAGCGGGGCGTCGTACGCACCGGCCGGCGCGGCCTGGTGGTGGTACGCCCTGATGTACTGCGAAAGATGGTGCGCGAGTCGGACGGGTGA